The DNA window CATTCTAACTTCCGTGCGCTGGCGGCGATTCAGCCCGTGGACGATGGCCTTCGGAGTGTTCTCCGGGATCCCGCGTTCAACCTGAAACCCGCTCAGCCCCGCTCGCAGACCGCGGAGACGTCAATACCGCTCTCTGGAGTGCTTCCTCAAGTCCTTAATCCAATCCGCAACTTGGCTGGCAAAAATGCGCGCGTCGTAACGGCGCGAGATGGGTTCAACCCATCGTGGACTGCACTCTGTTTTGTGTAAGCCCATCGGTGGAAATGTTCACTTTTGAACGTGACCTAAGTCACAGGCTTGTGCGCAAAAAAGTTCTACTATGCAGCTTTGGTAGAGCAAATGTTTGCAAGCGTCCTGTGTAACTGTTTGCAGAAAGGCTGACGCAGGTAAATGGAGAATCAGGACCGACAACCCGGTACCGTGGCTTGCCCGGTTTGTCACGCTCCTGTTGATTCCGATACGCATCAAACCTGCAAGGCGGAGAGAGAGACCTCTATCGTGGAGGTCATCCCGCCCGAGCAAAACGAAATCAAGGACCCCTATGAGCGGGGATCGGTGGATGCCTGCTGTTTTCCCATCCTTTCAGTGGCGCACGAGTTCAAGACGCCCCTGGTGGTCATGCTGGGATACACCGATCTTTTGCGCAGCGGACATCTCGGTCCAGTCAATGACCGTCAGCACCAAGTGCTGGGGGAAATCCAGGAAGGCGCGCAACGGCTGCAAAAACTGATTCAGGACTTTCTGCTCCTCAGCGATCTTCGCGCACCCCGGCAAAACCAAAACGACGAAGAGCCCGACCTGGAACCCGCTGACGTAAATGAAGAAGTGAAGGAGATTTTCAACTATTGGTCGGCGGTAGCGAAACAAAAGGCCATCCGATATGAGTTCCGGCGGGCCGCGGGCAGCCCTCACGTCAAAGTGGAGCCCCTGAAGCTGCAGCACATTGTGTCCAATCTAGTGGAAAACGCGCTGAAATTTTCGCCCCAGCACGGACAGGTCACCGTGAGCGTTACCTGCTGCTTTTGGGAACGGCGAAAAGCGCAAAGTCATTTCTTGTTCAACATGGAACGCAAGAGGAACGTGAAGATTGAAAACGCGGTTCGCATTGATGTGCGTGATTCTGGCCCCGGGATCGCTCCCGAACATCACGCTGATATCTTTGCGGACTTCGTGCAGTTGCCCGGAGCATCCTCCCGTGGCACCGGTCTAGGTCTGGCCATAGCCCGGCGCCTGGTTGAATCCCGCGGAGGAATGATTTGGGTGGAAAGCAACCCAGGAGAAGGAAGCACGTTTTCAGTTCTATTATCCCAGTCCAGGTAGGAGAGTAAGATGAGCGCGCCCAATATACTGCTCGTAGATGACGAGCCCAGTGTACTTCGTTATACCAAGACCCTGCTCGAGATAGACAATTACAGCGTGGAGACCGCTGCCAGCGGAGAAGAGGCCGTGCAGCGCATGAACCACGGTCCTGCCCCCAACCTGATTGTTCTGGACCTGGTCATGCCCGGCATGGACGGCCTGCAGACCTTGGAAAGCTGCAAGAAGATCCGCCCGGAACAAAAAGTGGTGATGATGTCATGCGTGAACGAAACCAACAAAGTGGTGCAAGCCATCAAGCTGGGCGCGTCTGATTACCTCACCAAGCCGTTTCAGCCGGCGCAGTTTTCCGCTTCTATCCGCCGCGCTCTGGGACAAAACAAGCCAGACGCCCAAGCCAGCAAGTACAAGCCCACCGGGGCTGAGTTTGTGGACACTCTGGACGACGACCTGTTCTTTCTGGCCGCCAGCCCGGTGATGAAGCAGATCCGCGCCCAGGTGGCGTTGATTGCCAAAGTGGACGTGCCGGTGCTGTTGTTGGGCGAAAGCGGCGTAGGAAAAGAAATCCTGGCCCGCCTGATCCACAAGATGTCCGTCCGAGCGCATCGTCCCATGCTCAAGGTAAATTGCGCCGCGTTGCCGGCGGAACTGCTGGAAAGCGAGCTCTTCGGCTATGAACAGGGGGCCTTTACCGGCGCCAGCAAATCCAAACCGGGAAAATTTGAGCTGGCGCACAAAGGCACCATCATGCTGGACGAAATCGGCGAGATGAGCGCTGCTCTGCAAGCCAAACTGCTGCACGTTCTCCAGGACGGACAGTTCTGCCGGCTGGGCGGCCGCTCCAACATTACAGCCGACGCCCGCGTCCTGGCGGCCACCAATATTGACGTACAGCAGGCCATCGCCGACAAGACCCTGCGCGAAGATCTCTACTACCGCCTGAACGCGTTTACCATGACCGTGCCGCCGCTGCGCGAGCGTCGCGAAGAAATTCCCTTGCTGCTCACCCACTTCATGAACAAGACGGCGCAGCAGTTCGGCAAGAACCCGCTTCCCATCAGTGACAAGCTGGTCCAGGAATGCCTGCGCTATCACTGGCCGGGCAATCTGCGCGAACTGGGCAATTTTGTGAAACGTTTCCTGGTGCTGGAGAATGAAAATAATTTGATCGAAGAGCTGGAGCTCAAGAGCAAGGTGGTCAGCATTGAAGACGGCGGCAGCCGGTCTGCGGCCCAGGGCGGGTTGAAGGCCCTGGTGCGCGGCCTGAAAGATGATGCTGAAGCCAAGGAGATCCAGAGGGCGCTGGAGAGCACCAACTGGAACCGGAAACTGGCCGCAGCCCACTTGAACATCAGCTACAAGGCGCTCTTGTACAAGATCAAGCAGCACGGCGTTTCACCCCGAGCGGAACGCAGCTTCGGGTTGGGCACAGCCGCCAATAGCGACTGAGCCAGCCGCACCGGGGCAACAACCTGCTATCAAAAACTCTGGCCGGGAGACCCTGCCCCGGCCAGCGTTTAAGGCGTCGTTACGAAGCAACCATATTAAGCAATCATTCGGAGTCATCATGCCAAGTTATCTAGTCACCGGAGTAGCCGGATTCATCGGGTGCAACATCGCCAGAGAGCTGATCAAGCGGGGCGAAAAAGTCCGCGGGCTGGATGACTTTTCCACCGGCAAATGGGAGAACATCGCCGACCTGAAGGACGATCTGGACTTCCGTGAAGTCAGCCTGCTCGATCCCAAAGGGCTGGCCCAGGCATGCGAAGGCATTGATTTCGTTTTTCATGAAGCCGCGCTGCCTTCGGTGCCCAAGTCGGTGGCTGATCCGCAACTGACCAACGCCGTGAACGTGGATGGCACTCTCAACCTGCTGGTGGCCGCGCGCCAGGCGCAGGTGAAGCGCGTGGTGTACGCGGCATCGTCTTCGGCTTACGGCGAAACCGAAGTCCTTCCCAAGAAGGAAGACATGCTGCCGCGGCCTATTTCTCCATACGCCGTGCAGAAACTCACGGGCGAATACTATTTGCAGGCCTTCTGGTCAGTGTATGGCCTGGAGACGGTGAGCCTGCGCTACTTCAACATCTTTGGCCCGCGCCAGGACGCCAACTCGTTGTACTCCGCCGTACTTGCCAA is part of the Terriglobia bacterium genome and encodes:
- a CDS encoding HAMP domain-containing histidine kinase, translating into MEVIPPEQNEIKDPYERGSVDACCFPILSVAHEFKTPLVVMLGYTDLLRSGHLGPVNDRQHQVLGEIQEGAQRLQKLIQDFLLLSDLRAPRQNQNDEEPDLEPADVNEEVKEIFNYWSAVAKQKAIRYEFRRAAGSPHVKVEPLKLQHIVSNLVENALKFSPQHGQVTVSVTCCFWERRKAQSHFLFNMERKRNVKIENAVRIDVRDSGPGIAPEHHADIFADFVQLPGASSRGTGLGLAIARRLVESRGGMIWVESNPGEGSTFSVLLSQSR
- a CDS encoding sigma-54 dependent transcriptional regulator codes for the protein MSAPNILLVDDEPSVLRYTKTLLEIDNYSVETAASGEEAVQRMNHGPAPNLIVLDLVMPGMDGLQTLESCKKIRPEQKVVMMSCVNETNKVVQAIKLGASDYLTKPFQPAQFSASIRRALGQNKPDAQASKYKPTGAEFVDTLDDDLFFLAASPVMKQIRAQVALIAKVDVPVLLLGESGVGKEILARLIHKMSVRAHRPMLKVNCAALPAELLESELFGYEQGAFTGASKSKPGKFELAHKGTIMLDEIGEMSAALQAKLLHVLQDGQFCRLGGRSNITADARVLAATNIDVQQAIADKTLREDLYYRLNAFTMTVPPLRERREEIPLLLTHFMNKTAQQFGKNPLPISDKLVQECLRYHWPGNLRELGNFVKRFLVLENENNLIEELELKSKVVSIEDGGSRSAAQGGLKALVRGLKDDAEAKEIQRALESTNWNRKLAAAHLNISYKALLYKIKQHGVSPRAERSFGLGTAANSD
- a CDS encoding SDR family oxidoreductase, giving the protein MPSYLVTGVAGFIGCNIARELIKRGEKVRGLDDFSTGKWENIADLKDDLDFREVSLLDPKGLAQACEGIDFVFHEAALPSVPKSVADPQLTNAVNVDGTLNLLVAARQAQVKRVVYAASSSAYGETEVLPKKEDMLPRPISPYAVQKLTGEYYLQAFWSVYGLETVSLRYFNIFGPRQDANSLYSAVLAKFITQMFQGESPTIFGDGEQSRDFAYVENAVSANLLACAAPAAEVCGKVFNIATGKRYSLNQTYRMLQDIIGFSGAPKFAPERVGDVRHSLADISLAQKHLKYSPEISFEEGLRRTVEWYRQVVPQSANLAAAAR